Proteins from one Micromonospora sp. M71_S20 genomic window:
- a CDS encoding Lsr2 family protein, which translates to MAKQTIHKLIDDLDGGDADETVKFALDGVQYEIDLSASNADKLRDLFKPYTSHGAKVARGGIAAGGRVARTSATPAASRRAGSGTAVNREQNKAIRDWAKRTGKAVSDRGRIPQEVVDEYHRSAGR; encoded by the coding sequence GTGGCTAAGCAGACCATTCATAAGCTCATCGACGACCTGGACGGAGGTGACGCTGACGAAACCGTCAAGTTCGCTCTCGACGGTGTCCAGTACGAGATTGACCTGTCAGCTTCCAACGCCGACAAGCTTCGGGACCTCTTCAAGCCCTATACCAGCCATGGGGCGAAGGTTGCCCGCGGTGGCATCGCTGCCGGCGGTCGAGTAGCCCGAACTTCTGCGACTCCAGCCGCTTCGCGTCGTGCCGGCAGCGGCACCGCCGTCAATCGGGAGCAGAACAAAGCGATCCGGGATTGGGCAAAGAGGACCGGGAAGGCTGTTTCGGACCGGGGACGGATCCCGCAGGAAGTGGTGGATGAGTATCACCGGAGCGCGGGGCGCTGA